The genomic DNA GTGAAAGGATAGAGTGGGGGGACGACTTTTCTACAGAGAATCTGAAGAAACTGGGCTCAATGTTGCAAGGCTATTACTTCATTGTTGATTGGCCAGCAGCATCAAAACCATTCTATGCAAAACCAAAAACAGGTAACGAAAGGATCTGTGAGTCATTTGACCTCATGTTCGGAGAGCTGGAGATATCATCTGGAAGTACTAGAATAAATAGAAAGGAACAGTTATTGGAACGGATGAAGAAACAGGGATTAAATCCTGATGCTTTTGATTATCACTTGAGGGTGTTTGACTACGGCGTACCCCCACATGCAGGCTTCGGTCTCGGTTTGGAAAGGTTCCTCATGACCTTAACAGGTGTAGAAAATATAAGGGATGTAACTCTGTATCCAAGAGATATAGATAGACTTGCACCATAAGGTGAAATGATGGATAGTAAAGCGGAAGTAAAACATCTGGCATGGTTAGCGAGAATAGAGCTAGATGATAATGCACTTGAAGTTTATAGTAGACAAATAGAGCAGATAATAAGCTATTTTGATGTTCTTGATAATATTTCCTTGGAAGATGTTCAAATATTGCAAAGGAGTGTACCATATACGAACTTTAGGGATGATATACCAACACAATCGAATGACAATGTATTAAGCGTTGTAAAAAATACTAAGGACAGATTTGTGAGAGCACCCAAGATGGTGTAATATGGATCTATTTGCCAACGCGTCGGATATCACAAATGGAATCAAAGACGGCTCAATAAGCGCTGAGGAATACATCGTTAAGTTACTTGAACATGCAAGAAAAGTTGACGATCGCGTACATGCTTACATATCTCTTAACGATAACGCCGTTGAGAGAGCAAGACAGATTGACATTGCAATAGAAAAAGGGGAGAGCGTGGGAAGGTTAGCTGGCGTAGCAATCGCAATAAAGGATAACATATGCACCAAGGGATTGAGAACAACGTGTGCATCTAAAATGCTGGAAGATTATGTGCCTCCATACAATGCTACAGTTGTTGAAAGACTCGTAAATGAAGGCGCTATTATAATTGGAAAAACTAACTTGGATGAATTCGCCATGGGTTCTACTACTGAATTCAGCGCTTTTGGACCAAGCAGAAATCCGTGGAATCCCGAACTTGTTCCCGGCGGTTCTTCTGGTGGTAGCGCAGTATCACTTGCGTCTGGAGAGAGTACAGTTGCCTTAGGGTCTGATACTGGTGGTTCTATAAGATGCCCTGCTAGTTTCTGCTCTGTAGTGGGTTTGAAGCCTACATATGGGTTGGTTAGTCGATATGGCTTGGTTTCATTTGCAAACAGCCTAGAATTGATTGGACCTATGGCTAGATCTGTCTACGACGTAGCTTTAGTGCTTAGCTGCATTGCGGGTAGAGATGCTATGGATCATACAACACTTGATGTTGACGAAAAGGACTACACCGCTTCAATCAAGGATGGTGTAGAAGGTTTGAAGATAGGTTTGATAAAGGAGATGCTTTCTGATGGAGTAGACGAAATTGTATCTACAAGTATTCAGGATGCCGCAAGCAAGTTTGAGAGTCTTGGTGCTACAGTTGATGTAGTCTCCTTGAGTTCGTTACAGTACGCATTAGCATCGTACTATACAATAGCAACGGCGGAAGCAAGCAGTAATCTAGCAAGGTATGATGGCATAAGATACGGCAGGGGGATGCGCCCGGACGGTTTCGAATGGAATTCTTACTGTACTAAAGCAAGAAGCAGTTTTGGCGATGAAGTAAAGAGAAGGATAATTATCGGAACATATGTTCTTTCTTCAGGCTACTACGGAAAGTTTTATTTAAAAGCCCAGAAGGTGCGGACACTTATTAAGCAAGAGTTTGCATTATTGTTTAAGAGATTCAATTTATTGATTGCACCAACTATGCCTTTGCTGCCCTTCAAAATAGGTGAAAAAAATTTAGATCCTTTACAGATGTATATGTCAGATGTTAATACTGTACCAGCAAATCTTGCGGGCATACCATCAATTTCTGTACCATGTGCATTCAAAGATAACTTACCTGTTGGATTACAGATAATGGGAGATCATCTGAATGAAGAAATGATTTTGAGGGCTGCTTACAGCTTTGAAGAGGTTGCAAAGGTGAAAAAGGTGACCGCATGAAAACCAAGATAGGGCTTGAAATACACTGTCAACTCACAGCATTAAAGAGCAAACTTTTTTGCTCGTGTTCTACTGATTACAGAGATAAGGAACCCAATACAAACATATGCTCCATATGTCTCGGATTGCCTGGCACACTACCACTGTTGAATAGGAAAGCACTGGAATACGCTCTAATGATCTCATTAGCTTTGCGGTGTAGGATACCTGAGACAATTTCATTCTACAGGAAGAATTATTTCTATCCAGATCTTCCCAAAAACTTTCAGATCACACAGTACAATAGCTACCAGATAAGCAGTATAGGCATAGAAGGTACCGTAGAACTTGATCACAAAAAGGTTGGGATCAGGCGCGTACAGTTAGAAGAAGATCCAGGAAGATTAGTTTACGAAAGTGGTATGGAAACATCGCTTTACACTTTGGTTGATTATAACAGGGCGGGTGTTGCGTTAGTAGAAATAGTTACTGAGCCTGACTTTGAAGATCCAAAGGATGTTAGATTGTTTCTAAACAAACTTGCATCGATACTAGAACATCTAGGGGTATGTGATACTAAACTGGAGGGATCGGTAAGGTGTGATGCAAATGTTTCACTCGCAAATGGTAAGAAGGTTGAGATCAAGAATGTTGGCTCTTTTAAGGAAGTAGAAAAGGCATTACTCTTTGAAATATCAAGACAGAAAAGTTTGAGCATAAAGGGCATTGAGGTCAAGGCGGAGACTAGGCATTGGGATGATACTAGAAGAATTACCGTACAATCAAGAACAAAGGAGGAAGAACAAGATTACCGCTACTTTCCAGAGCCTGATATCCCCGCTGTATCCTTGGGCGAGGAGCTAATAGAGTACTTGCAGAAAAACATGCCTGAGCTTCCAGAAGCCAGAAAGTCTAGGTTCATTGAGAATTTTGGCTTATCCGAACATACTGCTCAGGTTTTAATAGATGAAAAAGGAATGGCAGACTTTTTTGAAGAGGCTACCAAATCGTACGGCAATGCCCAAGAAATTGCTAACTGGCTTGTTACAGATGTGAAGAGTTTCATGGGCGAAACTGATGGTATTAGGTCGCTGAAAATACAACCGGCGCATATTGCGGATCTCGCTAAACTTGTGGATCAATCTATAATTAGTAGAAATACTGGCAAACAGATCCTGCAACAGATAGTAAGGAGTGGTGAAATGCCATCGGAAGTTATCAAGAAATTTGAGGCTACAAAGATAAGTGACGAGCAGGTACTTGTAGAAATCATAGACGATGTATTTACTAAGGAGAAAGATGCTGTGCAGGATGCTTTAAAGAATGAGAAGGCGATAAACTTCCTGTTAGGCAAGGTGATTCAGCTAACAAAGGGCAGAGCAGATCCCGCACTTGCTACAAAGCTGATAAAAAAGAAACTAGCAACTATCTCTTAGTTTCGATCTGTTCCAGATGGTGCAGTACCATTGGCAAGAATGCACCTACATCGGATACTATCCCAATTGCCTGCCATGTGCCTCTATCAAGTAATTTTGTTACCACTGGCTGGCTGATATCTACAGCAACTACCTTAACGTTTGAGGATAACATGTTACCTACCGCGATTGAATGTAACATCGTGCAAAGCATGAGCACCATATCTGCATTCTTGAGAACCTCCTTATACCTTCTCTGTGCCTCAACAACATCTGTTACACAATCAGGAATGGGCCCATCATCGCGCAAAGAACCAGCAAGCACGTAGGGCACATTATTTCTAACACATTCGTACATTATACCACTTTTCAAAACACCTTTTTTTACCATCTCTATTATTGAACCAGCTTTAAACACTTCATTCACTGCAATCATGTGGTTTCTATGCCCTCTAACAGCAAGCGTTCCATCCTTCACGTACATACCTAGTGACGTTCCCATTAACGCATATTCTATATCATGCACGGCTAACGCATTTCCTGCAAGCAAACCATCAATGTAACCCATCCCTATCATTTTTGCAAGTGATTCCGCAGCTCCTGTGTGTACTATAGCAGGTCCACTCACAACTACTATCTTTCCCTTCTTCAATTTTGTATCGTGTATGTCGCGTGCAACTTTTCTTGCAATATGCTGCGTAGGTCTTTCGCTTGAACTACTACTACTCATGAATTGAAATACATCAACTCCTTCTCTAGGCCTCTCCGGTGGTGAAATCCTTATACCCATTTCTCCAACAACTACCAGATCACCCCTCTTTACGTCTCGTATGGGTTTGCAATATGCCCTCTTCGTCACTGGCTCATACACTATACACTTATCCATCATCATATCTTCGACCTTAATCCATCTGTCTTTATGAATGAATGTAGGGTTATTTGTGGTGCTGTAGAAATTATCCGGCATCACCATATCCTTTGGAGCTTTCTCTAACATCACATTCTCCTCAGATACAGAAACTGCGCCCTCTCGATACACCTCTTCAACCAACTGCTCAAGATGTTCCTTGCTCTTCCCTCTGATGAGCAATCTAGCGTAGCTCGGAGACTTTTTCTCCTTCCCTATAGTAAATTCTAGAACTTCAAAATCGCCTTTTAGATCCATGATCTTATCGAATATTCTAGTTAGTATCATTGAATCTATAAGATGGCCCTTTACTTCGATCTCTCTCTCAAATTTCCGGAAGTTGATCACCGATCACAGAACCATACCTTTCTCTGTTACTTAAAAATCTATACAGGGATCTTTATCTTGCCAACGTATTCTTCCATACCATCACTCTTCATCTGCGCAATAATCTTGTCCGCATCCTCCTTTTTGAACCATGATGCAATTGCCTTTGCATTGCCATCATTATCACATATACAGATTATGCAACCATGTTCTCCCATTACAATCCCTGCAAGATCTTCTTCGCCAACCGGTTCCCAGTTACCATCCTGACTCTCCTTAAGGGCTATCGCAGGGAGCGCATTCCGGGTGTACTTCTTCAATTTGGTTGTAGCCTCCTTGATCCTTAGACGTCCCATCTTTAATGCTTGATAGTACTGCATAGTTGATACTACCTTTTAGCGCTCTTTAAAGCGTTCAGCAAATGTAAGAGTTCCTTATCCTTTATTCCTTCTTCAGCCGACAGGAAGAACTGACTCAGTAATTCGACATCATATCCTTTCCTTGCATAATCACTTGCCTGTAATGCCATTTCCAGTTTGTCTACTTGCCTAACCAACATTGCCTCCTTGCTCGACATACTTTTGTATTCATTCCATAATTTTCCAAAGTTTGCGCGCATCTTGGGAGGCAATTTGCTCAAAATAGCCTTCATAGCTTCCATTTCTCTATCGCTTTTCATTTCCCTAGTCAAGTCATCTGGCATGTAGTCACCTGTAATTGATTCTGCCAGATCATGCAACAATGCCATCTTTACAGCTTTGTTACTGTTCAGTCCTTTGTGCTCTGCAATTACCATACACATGAGT from Nitrososphaerales archaeon includes the following:
- the gatC gene encoding Asp-tRNA(Asn)/Glu-tRNA(Gln) amidotransferase subunit GatC, with the protein product MDSKAEVKHLAWLARIELDDNALEVYSRQIEQIISYFDVLDNISLEDVQILQRSVPYTNFRDDIPTQSNDNVLSVVKNTKDRFVRAPKMV
- a CDS encoding HD domain-containing protein, encoding MVNLIEFFELANKLKWLERRGWVAKVKVKETESVADHSFLTALMCMVIAEHKGLNSNKAVKMALLHDLAESITGDYMPDDLTREMKSDREMEAMKAILSKLPPKMRANFGKLWNEYKSMSSKEAMLVRQVDKLEMALQASDYARKGYDVELLSQFFLSAEEGIKDKELLHLLNALKSAKR
- the gatA gene encoding Asp-tRNA(Asn)/Glu-tRNA(Gln) amidotransferase subunit GatA, whose amino-acid sequence is MDLFANASDITNGIKDGSISAEEYIVKLLEHARKVDDRVHAYISLNDNAVERARQIDIAIEKGESVGRLAGVAIAIKDNICTKGLRTTCASKMLEDYVPPYNATVVERLVNEGAIIIGKTNLDEFAMGSTTEFSAFGPSRNPWNPELVPGGSSGGSAVSLASGESTVALGSDTGGSIRCPASFCSVVGLKPTYGLVSRYGLVSFANSLELIGPMARSVYDVALVLSCIAGRDAMDHTTLDVDEKDYTASIKDGVEGLKIGLIKEMLSDGVDEIVSTSIQDAASKFESLGATVDVVSLSSLQYALASYYTIATAEASSNLARYDGIRYGRGMRPDGFEWNSYCTKARSSFGDEVKRRIIIGTYVLSSGYYGKFYLKAQKVRTLIKQEFALLFKRFNLLIAPTMPLLPFKIGEKNLDPLQMYMSDVNTVPANLAGIPSISVPCAFKDNLPVGLQIMGDHLNEEMILRAAYSFEEVAKVKKVTA
- a CDS encoding TIGR00300 family protein; this translates as MINFRKFEREIEVKGHLIDSMILTRIFDKIMDLKGDFEVLEFTIGKEKKSPSYARLLIRGKSKEHLEQLVEEVYREGAVSVSEENVMLEKAPKDMVMPDNFYSTTNNPTFIHKDRWIKVEDMMMDKCIVYEPVTKRAYCKPIRDVKRGDLVVVGEMGIRISPPERPREGVDVFQFMSSSSSSERPTQHIARKVARDIHDTKLKKGKIVVVSGPAIVHTGAAESLAKMIGMGYIDGLLAGNALAVHDIEYALMGTSLGMYVKDGTLAVRGHRNHMIAVNEVFKAGSIIEMVKKGVLKSGIMYECVRNNVPYVLAGSLRDDGPIPDCVTDVVEAQRRYKEVLKNADMVLMLCTMLHSIAVGNMLSSNVKVVAVDISQPVVTKLLDRGTWQAIGIVSDVGAFLPMVLHHLEQIETKR
- the gatB gene encoding Asp-tRNA(Asn)/Glu-tRNA(Gln) amidotransferase subunit GatB, producing the protein MKTKIGLEIHCQLTALKSKLFCSCSTDYRDKEPNTNICSICLGLPGTLPLLNRKALEYALMISLALRCRIPETISFYRKNYFYPDLPKNFQITQYNSYQISSIGIEGTVELDHKKVGIRRVQLEEDPGRLVYESGMETSLYTLVDYNRAGVALVEIVTEPDFEDPKDVRLFLNKLASILEHLGVCDTKLEGSVRCDANVSLANGKKVEIKNVGSFKEVEKALLFEISRQKSLSIKGIEVKAETRHWDDTRRITVQSRTKEEEQDYRYFPEPDIPAVSLGEELIEYLQKNMPELPEARKSRFIENFGLSEHTAQVLIDEKGMADFFEEATKSYGNAQEIANWLVTDVKSFMGETDGIRSLKIQPAHIADLAKLVDQSIISRNTGKQILQQIVRSGEMPSEVIKKFEATKISDEQVLVEIIDDVFTKEKDAVQDALKNEKAINFLLGKVIQLTKGRADPALATKLIKKKLATIS